A section of the Leptotrichia sp. HSP-342 genome encodes:
- a CDS encoding CapA family protein: protein MKKNTLLILFIILVSILAIIIINPNFKNFRNKFINFEKTTDIKKSNTQKNDKSDEKTEFTIIGVGDIMLGSNYPFEYLLPKNDANILENTQNILKNADITAGNLEGTLFDNDGTPKSCNNPNVCYVFRMPSKYGTYLKQAGFDYLSIANNHSNDFGGIGIKETIKNLDNLGIKYSGIKDIAESTVLEKDGKKFGFISFSPNSATVKLNDYNYAKKLISELKSKVDIIIVMFHGGAEGANAEHITKRHEIFHGEDRGNVYEFAHFAIDNGADIIFGQGPHVTRAVELYKNKFISYSGGNFATFGKINISGSMGIAPIFKIKINNKGDFISGEIIPVRQTYKSFGPFIDSEKLAIKKIISLNKSDFPNGNGLSISEEGKITKTNNL from the coding sequence ATGAAAAAAAATACATTATTAATTTTATTTATTATTTTAGTTTCTATACTTGCAATAATCATAATAAATCCCAATTTTAAAAATTTTAGGAATAAATTTATTAATTTTGAAAAAACAACCGACATAAAAAAATCAAATACTCAAAAAAATGATAAATCTGATGAAAAGACAGAATTCACAATAATTGGCGTTGGAGATATAATGCTTGGCTCAAATTATCCTTTTGAATATCTGCTTCCTAAAAATGATGCCAATATTCTTGAAAATACACAAAATATACTGAAAAATGCTGACATAACTGCAGGAAATCTAGAAGGAACTCTATTTGATAATGATGGAACTCCTAAAAGCTGTAATAATCCAAATGTATGCTATGTCTTTCGTATGCCTTCAAAGTACGGGACATATCTAAAACAGGCTGGATTTGATTATTTGAGCATTGCAAATAACCATAGCAATGATTTTGGAGGAATTGGAATTAAGGAAACTATTAAAAATCTCGATAATTTAGGAATAAAATACTCTGGAATTAAAGATATTGCTGAAAGTACTGTTTTAGAAAAAGATGGAAAAAAATTTGGATTTATTTCATTTTCTCCAAATTCAGCTACTGTAAAACTAAATGATTATAATTATGCAAAAAAACTTATTTCTGAATTAAAATCAAAAGTTGATATTATAATTGTTATGTTTCACGGTGGAGCCGAAGGTGCTAATGCTGAACACATTACTAAAAGACATGAAATTTTTCATGGCGAAGATAGAGGAAATGTTTATGAGTTTGCCCATTTTGCCATAGACAATGGAGCTGATATAATCTTTGGGCAAGGCCCTCATGTTACAAGAGCAGTTGAGCTGTACAAAAATAAATTTATTTCGTATAGTGGAGGAAATTTTGCAACTTTTGGAAAAATAAACATTTCTGGTTCAATGGGAATTGCACCTATTTTTAAAATCAAAATAAATAATAAAGGAGACTTTATTTCTGGAGAAATTATTCCAGTAAGACAAACTTACAAAAGTTTCGGTCCTTTTATAGATTCAGAAAAATTAGCAATAAAGAAGATAATTTCCTTGAATAAATCTGATTTTCCAAATGGAAATGGACTTTCTATCAGCGAAGAGGGAAAAATTACTAAGACTAATAATCTATAG
- a CDS encoding gamma-glutamyl-gamma-aminobutyrate hydrolase family protein: MKKPIIGISSNILGLEKGLFAGYKRAYVDVSYINAVINAGGVPHLLPLNEHEDIIEEFVKNVDGIILTGGNDVFPLLYGEEPKEKLGEIFPERDKFDSLLVRYAVTYKKPIFGICRGMQIANVEFGGSLYQDLSYNKNVSIKHFQKARAHTPTHSITVASNCFLSDIYPEGIGFINSYHHQIINELAQGFTVTAKSADGVIEAIENISDEIFIVGVQWHPEMMAINDETAQKLFKKFVNEVNSRKKN, encoded by the coding sequence ATGAAAAAACCTATCATTGGAATCTCAAGTAATATACTTGGACTGGAAAAAGGGCTTTTTGCTGGATATAAGCGTGCTTATGTTGATGTTTCCTATATCAATGCTGTTATAAATGCTGGTGGTGTACCACACCTTCTGCCTTTAAATGAACATGAAGATATTATTGAGGAATTTGTAAAAAATGTGGATGGAATAATTTTAACTGGAGGAAATGATGTTTTTCCACTTCTTTATGGAGAAGAACCAAAGGAGAAGTTGGGAGAAATATTTCCAGAGCGTGATAAATTTGACTCACTTCTTGTTCGTTATGCAGTAACTTATAAAAAGCCAATTTTTGGAATTTGTCGTGGAATGCAAATTGCTAATGTTGAATTTGGAGGCTCTCTTTATCAAGATCTTTCCTACAATAAAAACGTTTCAATAAAGCACTTTCAAAAAGCTAGAGCTCACACTCCAACTCACTCTATCACTGTGGCAAGTAATTGTTTTTTAAGCGATATTTATCCTGAAGGAATCGGATTTATAAACAGTTATCATCATCAAATAATAAATGAACTGGCACAAGGGTTCACTGTAACTGCAAAAAGTGCGGATGGAGTAATTGAAGCGATCGAAAATATTTCAGATGAAATTTTTATCGTTGGGGTTCAATGGCATCCAGAAATGATGGCAATTAATGACGAAACTGCACAAAAATTATTTAAAAAATTTGTAAATGAAGTAAATTCAAGGAAAAAAAATTAA
- the glmM gene encoding phosphoglucosamine mutase, with the protein MARKYFGTDGMRGEANKDLTIDLVTRLGLALGYYLKKHRKKAGKPKIILGTDTRISGYMIRSALTAGLNSMGVNIDFVGVLPTPGVCYLTRKLKADAGIMISASHNPVKDNGIKIFSQNGYKLPDSVEEELEKLMEKKDELLKHQVPGDDLGTFKYVEDDMRIYLDYLTSTVKTNFSKLRIVIDTGNGAAYRIAPKVFQALGADVVVINNIPNGKNINVNCGSTHPELLQDVVKVYKADLGLAYDGDADRLIAVDNTGEIINGDLIIAIIAEYMQKRGLLNDNKVVTTVLSNMGFEKYLDEKGIGLIRANVGDRYVLEKMKEYGLNIGGEQSGHILMLDYNTTGDGVLSSIQLVAAILESGKTLHELVKGIKLWPQDSKNIFVAKEKKATWETNKELIDFIKAKEKEIAGKGRILVRASGTESLIRVMVEAESQKIVDKYVAELSKKVEETLC; encoded by the coding sequence ATGGCTAGAAAATATTTTGGAACTGATGGAATGAGAGGAGAAGCCAATAAAGACTTAACAATCGACTTAGTAACACGTCTAGGGCTGGCTCTTGGATATTATTTGAAAAAGCATAGAAAAAAAGCTGGAAAGCCAAAAATTATTCTTGGAACTGATACAAGAATTTCAGGTTATATGATTCGTTCAGCTCTTACAGCTGGACTAAATTCTATGGGAGTAAATATTGATTTTGTAGGAGTATTGCCTACTCCAGGAGTTTGCTATCTAACTAGAAAATTAAAGGCTGATGCGGGAATTATGATTTCTGCTTCACATAATCCTGTAAAGGATAACGGAATAAAAATATTTAGTCAAAATGGTTATAAATTACCTGATTCAGTTGAAGAGGAATTAGAAAAATTAATGGAAAAAAAGGATGAACTTTTAAAACATCAAGTGCCAGGAGATGATTTAGGAACATTTAAATACGTGGAAGATGACATGAGAATTTATTTAGATTATTTAACTTCTACTGTAAAAACTAATTTTTCAAAATTACGAATTGTAATTGATACAGGAAATGGTGCAGCGTATAGAATTGCTCCAAAAGTTTTTCAAGCCTTGGGAGCAGATGTTGTTGTAATTAATAATATTCCAAATGGGAAAAATATTAATGTCAATTGCGGATCTACTCATCCAGAACTTCTCCAAGATGTAGTAAAAGTTTATAAGGCTGATTTAGGTCTTGCTTATGATGGTGATGCTGACAGATTGATTGCTGTTGACAATACAGGTGAAATTATAAATGGAGATTTGATTATTGCGATTATTGCTGAATATATGCAAAAGAGAGGACTTTTGAACGATAATAAGGTCGTAACAACTGTTCTTAGCAACATGGGATTTGAAAAATATCTGGATGAAAAAGGAATTGGATTAATTCGTGCAAATGTTGGAGATAGATATGTTCTTGAGAAAATGAAAGAATATGGACTAAATATTGGTGGAGAGCAGTCTGGACATATTTTAATGCTTGACTACAACACAACTGGAGATGGAGTTTTATCATCAATTCAACTTGTTGCAGCTATTTTAGAAAGCGGAAAAACATTACATGAACTTGTAAAAGGAATAAAATTATGGCCTCAAGATTCTAAAAATATCTTTGTTGCAAAAGAGAAAAAAGCAACTTGGGAAACAAATAAGGAATTAATTGATTTCATAAAGGCAAAGGAAAAAGAAATTGCTGGAAAAGGTAGAATTTTAGTAAGAGCTTCTGGAACAGAATCACTTATAAGAGTAATGGTTGAAGCAGAAAGCCAAAAAATTGTTGATAAATATGTAGCAGAATTAAGTAAAAAAGTAGAAGAAACACTTTGCTAA
- a CDS encoding sensor histidine kinase, whose protein sequence is MKNLKLEDRISANYALLFLVLILVSNIILVYSLQRQSNKVLEISARDKIEEINSFLDKVGVFSEKTNVLTLDFNPEIVEGKKVIHVKPFNPGEENYLYVLEIKQNKDTVIPINTVGDTDTEEASMTNEKMADLLESYNVKDNISDGKIINIEKNKYFVFKVSREIKNYKFNIYTLKNITQENKIYKRLEYLVILFTIIGVVITIIVSKVMSRRILKPINNVIRTAKSISTDDLSKRIEVPKGEDELQNLILIINEMLDRLETSFENQTKFVSDASHELRTPLAIIKGYAEIIRKRGTADIDIFVESIDSIISETDNMRNLIQKLLFLAKGEITKINTKFIDIDANEMVHQIHSDTVVSTKTHSFHLEMGENYKIKGDETLLQQAIRALIENAAKYSEPHTNIYIKSAIKDGFGQISIRDEGIGISDEDAKRIFDRFYRVDLSRTKATGGTGLGLAIVKRIVEIHNGRIKINSKMDKGTEISIVLPIGETLEKTEEENIKNVKKEKSERRKAVFSFLKKEREHKHKKRKNRKGK, encoded by the coding sequence ATGAAAAATTTAAAATTAGAAGATCGTATTTCAGCAAATTACGCTCTTCTATTTTTGGTATTAATATTAGTTTCTAATATTATTCTTGTTTATTCACTGCAAAGGCAGTCAAACAAAGTGCTTGAAATTTCTGCGAGAGATAAAATAGAAGAAATAAACAGTTTTTTGGATAAGGTTGGAGTTTTTTCTGAAAAAACAAATGTGCTTACACTTGATTTTAATCCTGAAATTGTGGAAGGAAAAAAAGTTATTCATGTGAAACCATTTAATCCGGGCGAAGAGAATTATTTATATGTTCTTGAAATAAAGCAAAATAAGGATACAGTAATTCCAATTAATACAGTTGGAGATACAGATACAGAAGAAGCCTCTATGACTAATGAAAAGATGGCTGACTTGCTTGAAAGCTACAATGTAAAAGACAATATTTCAGACGGAAAAATAATAAATATTGAAAAAAATAAATATTTTGTCTTTAAGGTAAGCCGTGAAATAAAAAATTATAAATTTAATATTTATACACTAAAAAATATAACACAGGAAAATAAAATTTATAAAAGGTTGGAATATCTTGTTATCCTGTTTACTATAATTGGAGTTGTTATAACGATCATTGTTTCAAAAGTAATGAGCCGAAGAATTTTAAAGCCAATCAATAATGTAATAAGAACGGCAAAAAGCATTTCAACGGATGACCTAAGCAAGAGAATAGAAGTACCAAAAGGGGAAGACGAGCTGCAAAACTTAATACTTATTATAAATGAAATGTTAGATAGGTTGGAGACTTCATTTGAGAATCAGACAAAATTTGTATCAGATGCTTCACATGAACTGCGAACACCACTTGCAATTATAAAAGGTTATGCAGAAATTATAAGAAAACGTGGAACAGCAGACATTGATATTTTTGTGGAATCAATAGATTCAATAATTAGTGAAACGGATAATATGCGTAATTTGATACAGAAACTACTATTTTTAGCTAAAGGTGAAATTACAAAAATTAATACAAAATTTATAGATATTGATGCAAATGAAATGGTACATCAAATTCATTCTGACACGGTAGTTTCTACTAAAACTCATAGTTTCCATTTGGAAATGGGAGAAAATTATAAAATTAAAGGAGATGAAACATTGCTTCAGCAGGCAATTAGAGCCTTAATTGAAAATGCTGCAAAATATTCAGAGCCACATACAAATATCTATATCAAATCAGCTATTAAAGATGGATTCGGACAGATTTCGATTCGAGATGAAGGAATTGGAATTTCTGATGAGGATGCAAAAAGAATATTTGATAGATTTTACAGAGTTGATTTATCAAGAACGAAGGCAACTGGTGGAACAGGACTTGGACTTGCGATAGTGAAAAGAATTGTGGAAATACATAATGGAAGAATAAAGATAAACTCTAAAATGGATAAAGGAACGGAAATTTCAATTGTATTACCTATTGGAGAAACTCTTGAAAAAACAGAGGAAGAAAATATAAAAAACGTTAAGAAAGAAAAGTCTGAAAGAAGAAAAGCAGTATTTAGTTTCTTAAAAAAGGAAAGAGAACATAAACATAAAAAAAGAAAAAATAGAAAGGGAAAATAA
- a CDS encoding response regulator transcription factor has protein sequence MREKILVIEDDPKISRLLEIELKFEGFDVFFAYDGKEGLNMAKYGSYDIILLDVMLPKMSGMEVCKRIRETSQVPIIMLTAKDEISDKVVGFDYGADDYMTKPFSNEELLARIKALLRRTKKSVVHKGVFEFEDLTINYSTYEVFRDYGKNLIQLSKREFELLDFLVLNKGIVLSRDKILEEVWGFDYIGNDNILDLYIKYLRDKIDRPYERKFIQTVRGIGFIFK, from the coding sequence ATGAGAGAAAAAATATTAGTAATTGAAGATGATCCTAAAATTTCAAGATTATTAGAAATTGAATTAAAATTTGAAGGATTTGATGTATTTTTTGCATACGATGGTAAAGAAGGGCTAAATATGGCAAAATATGGTTCATATGACATCATCTTGCTAGATGTTATGCTTCCTAAGATGAGTGGAATGGAAGTATGTAAAAGGATAAGGGAAACTTCACAAGTACCTATCATTATGCTTACTGCAAAAGATGAAATTAGTGACAAAGTAGTTGGATTTGACTACGGAGCAGATGACTATATGACAAAACCATTCTCAAATGAAGAATTGCTTGCAAGAATAAAAGCTCTTCTTAGAAGAACTAAAAAATCTGTTGTTCACAAAGGTGTATTTGAATTTGAAGATTTGACAATTAACTATTCAACTTACGAAGTGTTCAGAGATTATGGAAAAAATTTGATTCAATTATCAAAAAGAGAATTTGAACTTCTTGACTTTTTAGTATTAAATAAAGGAATTGTTTTATCAAGAGATAAAATCTTGGAAGAAGTTTGGGGATTTGATTATATCGGAAATGATAATATTCTTGATTTGTATATTAAATATTTAAGAGATAAAATTGACAGACCTTATGAGAGAAAATTTATTCAGACTGTAAGAGGAATTGGATTTATTTTTAAATAA
- a CDS encoding peptidase U32 family protein yields the protein MENRKRVELLAPAGNMEKLKTAFHFGADACFVGGSSFNLRGMSSNFKNKELKEAVDYVHSLGKKIYVTLNIFAHNTEIDYLPRFIKKLDEFGVDAVIVADLGVFQTVREHAPNLKIHVSTQANNTNWMSVKTWKDLGAKRVILAREMSLKEIKTIREKVPDVEIEVFIHGAMCMAYSGRCLLSNYFTNRDANRGICAQDCRWNYKVIAEGHEETGAHDIVENEEGTYMFNAKDLCSIEFIDKVIETGVDSLKIEGRMKSIYYNSTVVKQYKRALDNYYSGNYKYDPDWLKELKTISHRQYSNGFYLGPTSEKDQNYETGLSYSQTYRLVANVLEKVDTNKYKIQIRNKVYATETLELVRPIGDAVKFKVENFLNTKNNEFQEYVNPNTIAIIETDVEMGPMDLIRIKLPEGQSDSDMDTEDF from the coding sequence ATGGAAAACAGAAAAAGGGTAGAATTACTAGCACCAGCAGGAAATATGGAAAAATTAAAGACAGCATTTCACTTTGGAGCTGATGCATGTTTTGTTGGAGGAAGTTCATTTAATTTGAGAGGAATGTCTTCAAACTTTAAAAATAAGGAATTAAAGGAAGCTGTAGATTATGTTCATAGTTTAGGTAAAAAAATATATGTTACATTAAATATTTTTGCACACAATACAGAAATTGACTATTTACCAAGATTTATAAAAAAATTGGATGAATTTGGCGTAGACGCTGTAATTGTAGCTGATCTTGGAGTTTTCCAGACAGTAAGAGAACACGCTCCAAATCTTAAAATTCATGTAAGTACACAGGCAAACAATACAAACTGGATGAGTGTGAAAACTTGGAAGGATTTAGGAGCAAAAAGAGTTATTCTAGCTAGAGAAATGTCTCTAAAAGAAATAAAAACAATTCGTGAAAAAGTACCAGATGTGGAAATAGAAGTATTTATTCACGGAGCAATGTGTATGGCTTACTCGGGAAGATGCTTACTAAGTAACTATTTTACAAACCGTGATGCAAATCGTGGAATTTGTGCACAGGACTGCCGTTGGAACTATAAAGTGATTGCAGAAGGTCATGAAGAAACTGGAGCTCATGACATTGTTGAAAATGAAGAAGGAACATATATGTTCAATGCTAAAGATTTATGTTCTATCGAGTTTATTGATAAAGTAATTGAAACAGGCGTAGATTCATTAAAAATTGAAGGAAGAATGAAAAGTATCTACTACAATTCAACAGTAGTAAAACAATATAAAAGAGCATTGGATAATTATTATTCAGGAAATTACAAATATGATCCAGACTGGCTGAAGGAACTTAAAACAATCAGCCATAGACAATATTCAAATGGATTTTATTTAGGACCGACTTCTGAAAAGGATCAAAATTATGAAACAGGACTTTCTTATAGCCAAACATATAGACTTGTTGCAAATGTACTTGAAAAAGTTGATACAAATAAATATAAAATTCAGATAAGAAATAAAGTTTATGCAACTGAAACTTTGGAATTGGTACGTCCAATTGGAGACGCTGTTAAATTCAAAGTAGAAAACTTTTTAAACACAAAAAATAACGAATTTCAAGAATATGTAAATCCAAATACAATCGCTATTATTGAGACTGATGTGGAAATGGGACCGATGGATTTAATTAGAATTAAACTGCCTGAAGGACAATCAGATAGCGATATGGATACCGAAGATTTTTAA
- the dnaB gene encoding replicative DNA helicase codes for MGLYDLEDEENSKPYSIEAEEALLGSVFINPNVIGDIVDIVTVEDFYKNNYKLIFSEMIKAYNMGKIIDVLLIIESLKKQELIDEIGGEDIIYDLTEVVPTAANAVNYAQIIKDKSVQRQLIDIGEKIVKMAMRGYDEVDTMLDKSESMIFKVAESKQKKDIVPLYELVQGKITQMDNYTDNKGKITGISSGFNRYDSITSGFHGSDLLILAARPAMGKTAFALNLAINVARQGKGVLIYSLEMGNEQLFDRLVASEAKVRLKALKDSTLSSEEMINLGNGLGRLSEMPIYISDSSSVTMLEIKATARRLKSEGKLDFMLIDYLQLISPSENSRKSREQEISEISRSLKILAKELNIPIVTLSQLSRGVEQRVDKRPILSDLRESGAIEQDADMVMFLYREEYYHKDTAQEVNNLDIPQQYVDKAKPQSKDDDSKLEKVELIIGKHRSGPTGTIELGFRPSYQQFVNVVDDEFAPLPQ; via the coding sequence ATGGGATTATATGATCTGGAAGATGAGGAAAATAGCAAACCTTACAGTATAGAAGCTGAAGAGGCACTTCTTGGCTCTGTCTTTATAAATCCCAATGTTATAGGTGACATTGTTGATATTGTAACGGTGGAAGATTTTTATAAAAATAACTATAAGCTGATTTTTTCTGAGATGATAAAAGCTTATAATATGGGTAAAATAATTGATGTGCTTCTAATAATAGAATCTCTAAAAAAACAGGAGCTGATAGATGAAATTGGTGGAGAAGATATTATTTACGACTTGACGGAAGTTGTGCCTACTGCTGCGAATGCTGTTAATTATGCTCAGATTATAAAAGATAAGTCTGTACAGCGTCAGTTAATAGATATTGGTGAAAAAATTGTAAAAATGGCTATGCGAGGATATGATGAAGTTGACACGATGCTTGATAAGTCAGAAAGCATGATTTTTAAAGTTGCAGAATCTAAGCAGAAAAAAGATATTGTACCTCTGTATGAATTAGTTCAAGGTAAGATAACCCAAATGGATAATTATACAGATAATAAAGGTAAAATAACTGGTATTTCTTCGGGATTTAATAGATATGACAGTATAACAAGTGGCTTTCATGGCTCGGATCTTTTGATTCTTGCAGCACGTCCTGCAATGGGAAAAACTGCATTTGCATTAAATCTTGCAATAAATGTTGCAAGACAAGGTAAAGGTGTGCTTATATACAGTTTAGAAATGGGAAATGAGCAATTGTTTGACAGGCTTGTAGCAAGTGAGGCAAAAGTAAGGTTAAAAGCCTTAAAAGACAGTACTTTGTCTTCAGAGGAAATGATAAATTTAGGAAATGGACTTGGACGGCTTTCTGAAATGCCAATTTATATTTCGGATTCTTCAAGTGTAACAATGCTGGAAATAAAGGCAACTGCAAGAAGGCTTAAGTCCGAAGGTAAATTGGACTTTATGTTAATTGACTATCTGCAGTTAATCAGTCCTTCTGAAAATTCGAGAAAAAGCAGGGAACAGGAAATATCAGAGATTTCACGGTCGTTAAAAATACTTGCAAAAGAACTGAATATACCGATTGTAACGTTGTCGCAATTATCACGTGGGGTAGAGCAGAGAGTTGACAAAAGACCGATTTTATCAGATTTAAGAGAATCAGGGGCAATTGAGCAGGATGCGGATATGGTAATGTTTTTATACCGTGAAGAATATTATCACAAGGATACAGCCCAGGAAGTAAATAATCTTGATATTCCGCAGCAATATGTGGATAAGGCGAAGCCGCAATCAAAAGATGACGACAGTAAACTGGAAAAAGTCGAATTAATAATAGGAAAACATAGAAGTGGACCGACTGGAACAATAGAACTTGGCTTTAGACCAAGCTATCAACAATTTGTAAACGTGGTAGATGATGAATTTGCACCATTGCCACAATAA
- the rplI gene encoding 50S ribosomal protein L9: MKIKVILKENIKGVGKKDEIVEVKDGYANNFLLNQNKAILATPENINKLKAKNEKIQKNHDKDVKNANELKEFLAEKEIVLKVKAGENNKVFGSIGAKEIVEALKEQLNVEIDKKKVSASSKVKEIGLHNVELKLHSEVKANLKVRVEAK; the protein is encoded by the coding sequence ATGAAAATTAAAGTTATTTTGAAAGAAAATATAAAAGGTGTTGGGAAAAAAGATGAAATAGTAGAAGTTAAGGATGGGTATGCAAATAATTTTTTGTTAAATCAAAACAAAGCAATACTTGCAACGCCTGAAAATATTAATAAATTGAAGGCAAAAAATGAAAAAATTCAGAAAAATCATGATAAAGACGTAAAAAACGCAAATGAACTAAAAGAATTTTTGGCAGAAAAAGAAATTGTCTTAAAAGTGAAGGCTGGAGAAAATAACAAAGTATTTGGATCAATTGGGGCAAAAGAAATTGTAGAGGCTTTGAAAGAGCAGCTGAATGTTGAAATTGATAAAAAGAAAGTATCTGCCAGCTCAAAAGTTAAAGAAATTGGATTACACAATGTAGAATTAAAACTTCATTCTGAAGTTAAGGCAAATTTAAAAGTTAGAGTTGAAGCAAAATAA
- the dnaX gene encoding DNA polymerase III subunit gamma/tau, with product MNITLYRKYRPQNFDEIAGQEFVLRAIKNSLRENKLSHAYLFTGPRGVGKTTIARLIAKGVNCLNSEDVTDNPCGKCENCREISQGISMDMIEIDAASNRGIDEIRELKEKINYQPVKGRKKIYIIDEVHMLTKEAFNALLKTLEEPPSHVIFILATTEIDKIPDTVISRCQRYDFLPINKEDIKKLLKNVAEKENITIDDASLDLIYRKSEGSARDSFSIFEQVVSNFNNEEIDITKTQNALGVVPDVILEEFLNLIRESDKEKLVDFIDKIWEDGLIIETFLKDFSYYLKEQFKKKTDLPVNFLLDTISAIFFTLNEFKYEEDKRLLGYVLIHELYKSQKNNSQNINSSETIYSFDKNYIKEVSSNICEKVISQISKNPKIASLASTAETQEKENMEKTQKSESTTKDYDILIFSKNWEKVLLGIRKESVMLGALVIESFPDRVENGVLHIRFPKEQKFHSEQILLPEKKAKIEKVINHICNSDITVHTFLESENSQNEEDKFMQNAVKFFGGEILEKK from the coding sequence TTGAATATTACTTTATATAGAAAATATCGGCCCCAAAATTTTGATGAAATTGCAGGACAGGAATTTGTGTTGCGGGCGATAAAAAATTCCCTAAGAGAAAATAAGTTGTCACATGCGTATTTATTTACAGGGCCACGTGGTGTGGGAAAAACGACTATTGCAAGGCTTATTGCAAAAGGTGTGAATTGCTTAAATAGTGAGGATGTGACAGATAATCCTTGTGGGAAATGTGAAAATTGCCGTGAGATTTCTCAAGGGATTTCTATGGATATGATTGAAATTGATGCAGCTTCTAATCGTGGGATTGATGAAATTAGGGAACTGAAGGAAAAAATAAATTATCAGCCTGTTAAAGGAAGAAAAAAAATATATATAATTGATGAAGTTCATATGCTTACAAAAGAGGCATTTAACGCACTTTTGAAGACATTAGAAGAACCACCGTCACATGTTATATTTATTCTTGCGACAACAGAGATTGATAAAATACCAGATACAGTTATTTCTAGATGTCAGCGGTATGATTTTTTGCCGATTAACAAGGAAGATATAAAAAAATTGCTAAAAAATGTGGCTGAAAAAGAAAATATTACAATTGACGATGCAAGTCTTGATTTGATTTATCGTAAGTCCGAAGGAAGTGCAAGAGACAGTTTTTCTATTTTTGAGCAAGTTGTATCAAATTTTAACAACGAAGAAATTGATATCACAAAGACGCAAAATGCTTTGGGAGTTGTGCCTGATGTAATTTTGGAAGAATTTTTAAATCTGATACGAGAAAGTGATAAAGAAAAACTTGTAGATTTTATTGATAAAATTTGGGAAGACGGGCTTATAATCGAAACTTTTTTGAAAGATTTTTCATATTATCTGAAAGAGCAGTTTAAGAAAAAGACTGATTTACCAGTAAATTTTCTGCTGGATACAATAAGTGCGATTTTTTTTACTTTAAATGAGTTTAAATATGAAGAAGATAAAAGATTGCTTGGCTATGTTCTGATTCACGAACTTTATAAAAGTCAGAAAAATAATTCACAAAATATAAATTCTAGTGAAACTATCTATTCTTTTGACAAAAATTACATAAAAGAAGTGTCTAGCAATATTTGTGAAAAAGTTATAAGCCAAATTTCAAAAAATCCAAAAATAGCAAGTTTGGCTTCTACAGCTGAAACCCAAGAAAAAGAAAATATGGAAAAAACTCAAAAATCAGAAAGTACTACAAAAGATTATGATATTTTAATTTTTTCTAAAAATTGGGAAAAAGTGTTGCTGGGGATAAGAAAAGAAAGTGTAATGCTTGGAGCATTAGTAATTGAAAGTTTTCCAGATAGAGTGGAAAATGGTGTATTACATATAAGATTTCCCAAGGAGCAGAAATTTCATAGTGAACAAATTTTACTGCCAGAGAAAAAGGCCAAAATTGAAAAAGTTATTAATCATATTTGTAATTCAGATATTACAGTTCATACTTTTCTCGAAAGTGAAAATTCACAAAATGAAGAAGATAAGTTTATGCAAAATGCAGTTAAATTTTTTGGTGGAGAGATTTTAGAAAAAAAATAA